The Mesorhizobium opportunistum WSM2075 DNA window CCTCTCTTCATCCTCCGTCCCGCGAAGGACATTCATCCGCCCCTGGCGGATCTGGTTATCGGATGTTCTCCCTTTCGTTTGGTGGACCCGCTTTATCACCGCCGTCGCTTCCTCTCGCGCCCACCGGAACTCATTGCCATCGGACCATATTCTGTGCAGGGCATGGGCAACGGTCGCTCTTTGTCGGCCCCGGCGCTTAGCGACGTTCATCGCCCAAGCTTTCAGCCATGACCACTTTTTCATCACCGTCAGCAAGACTTGAGCGGCTTCATAAAGTAGCGTTCGCATCATGGCGTCACCGCAGGGAATACGTAAGGCTTCGACAGCATGCTGACGCGCGCGCTCGTTGCGGCACGCACCAGGCTGGTCAGGATCACGACCGAACTCTCAAACCAGATCCGAGGGCTCATGAAGACATTCGGACTGCTTGTTCCCGCCGGCAAAGGAAGCACGTTCGAGAGGAATGTCCGCAATCTCCTTGTCGACCAGGACGGCCTCCTATCGTGCTGCCGAGGCTGGAAGCCTGGCGCAACATGCGCGTTCGGGCCGCGGAACTCGGGCGTCAGCTTGTCGCTGGTGCGCGTCAAAGCCGAGCGATCCCCGGTGTCGGCGCAATCACCGCGACTTCGTTCGTGACCGCCGTTGAGGAGCCGGACAACTTCAAGAAATCTCGCTCCGTCGGCGCCTGGCTTGGCCTGACTACCCGACGATACCAATCGGGAGAGGTCGACTATGATGGCCACATATCCCGGCGGGGCGATCGTCATTTGCGGGGGCTTCTCTACGAAGCTGCGACGGTCCCGCAGCTGCGCCGACAGCAGCCTGCGAACATGGGGTCTAAAACTCCGAGAGAGGATAGGCTTCAAACGAGCCGCCGTTGCCGTAGCCCGCAAACTGGCGGTGACAATGCATGCGATGCTCAAGACCGGCGAGTTCTTCGACAGGACCGCTGGCGCGACAGCATGACGGCTTTAAGGATCGCGTTCAGTCTCTGAGCGCGCCGAGACGTCCCTGCCGGGGCGTGGACAGAGCCATTCCGCTGATGGGTTGCACCGCTGGCTCAGCTGAGTGCGGTGCTGCGCTTCTGGCTGATGGGAACGAGGTCACGTCTTTCAGCAGCCTCGACCGCAGGAAAGGGAGAAGCGCAGCATGAAACACTATTGTGCACTGGATGTATCGGTGGAAGAGACCGCGGTTTGCATCATTGATGAAACAGGAACAATTTGCCGCGAAACAAAGGTTACTACTCACCCCGATGATTTGATCTCGGTGATAAAGGACCCGAAGTGGCAGATTGAGCGGATCGGTCTTGAAGCCGGACCACTGTCGCAATGGCTTTACGAGGGACTTGCCAAGGCAGGACTGCCCGTGATCTGCATTGAGACCAGGCATGCCAAGGCATTTGAAAGCTCAACCGAATAAGACCGACCGTAACGATGCCCGTGGGATAGCCCAGATGATGCGCGTCAATCTCTATCGGCCTGTGCATGTGAAGACCCTGACGAGCCAGAAGCACTGGGCATTGCTGACAGCGCGCAAACTCTTGCAGGGAAAAGCCATCGCCATCGAGAATGACATTCGCGGATTGTTGCGCAATTTCGGCCTGAAAGTCGGATTGGTTGGAAAGGTTAAATTCGAGGAGCGGATCAATGGTCTCGTCGAAGACAGGCCTGAGCGACATCATGCAGCCTTTGTTGACTGGGCGCAAATTGCTGCGCCAAGAGTTCACCAAGCTGCACAAGAAGGTCTTGGATTTGGTCCGTGAGGATGAAGTCTGCCGCCGGTTAACGACGATCCCCGGCGTCGGGCCCGTTGTCGCTCTGACCTATACGGCAACCATCGATATACCTGCGCGGTTTGCACATTCAAAGGCAGTTGGTTCGGTGCTCGGCATGACGCCGTATCCTGTTGTGGTGACGCGATGATGCGATCCCTGCTTTAGCAGCGCAGGTCCTGCTGGCTAATGTCAAGAAATGATCTTGGCTAAAAGCCTGGGCGGTGAATATCGCCAAACACCGCGGCAGGCAAAAGGCGGTTGTAGCTTTGGCCCGACGGCTTGCGGTGATCATGCATCGCATGTGGGGTGACGGGACCGAATTCTGCTGGACACGGGAGAGCTTGCCTGTTGCTGCGTAATTAGCAACCAGGATAGCGAGAGCCAAAGGAGACAATAAGATTCCGCCGTCGGTGGAAAGTTGTCCTTCGCAGGGTCGGGCGGCTTGGCCACCGCTGGTCCTGTTCAAGGCGCTTTTACTGCAGTCGCTGTACGGACTTTCGGACCGTGAGTTGGAAGAGGCGCTTGGCGACCGGCTGTCGTTCCGGCGCTTTGTCGGGCTCGGGCTGGAGGAGAGCATTCCCGATCACACGGTGCTTTCGCGCTTTCGCAATCTGCTTGTCGGCGAAGGTCTGCTTGATAAGTTGTTTGGTGAACTGGACCGGCAGTTGGAGAAGGCCGGCGTTATCCTGAAGCGTGGCACGATGCTGGATGCCACGCTGATCAATGCGGTCTCATTGCCGCCGACGGACGAGCGGACCTCAAAGGAAGCGGACGCCCGTGGCACCGTGCGGCAGGGCAAGGGCGGCTTCACCTTCGGCTACAAGGCTCATGTCGGGGTGGATGAGGGCTCTGGCCTGATCCGCACGGTGATCACCACACTAGCCAACGTCAACGACACGGTGATGGCCGATGCCTTGATCTGCGGAGACGAGAAGACGGTGTGGGCGGACGCCGCTTACGACACCCCTGCTCGCCGCGCCCGGCTCAAGGCCGAGGGCAAGAAGGTGCGCATTGCGCGCCGCCCCAACAAGCATCATCCGCAGTTGCCGCCGCTGCTCAAGCACTACAATCGCCTGATCGCAAGACGCCGCGCGACGGTCGAGACTACCTTTGCCACGCTCAAAAACCGCATGAAGCTGACCGCGATCCGTTATGTCGGGCTGGCCAAGGCGACCGCCCAGCTGACGATGGCGGCGACCGCATTCAACATGCGCGGATGGGCCGCCATCACGGGATAGGTGCGCCTACAATCCGGCCGTAAGAGGCCGCACCGCCGCCAAAACCCCACCAAGGCGCTAGAGCTCAAGATTACGAGCGAAATCCCTGCAATCCGATCCCTTCAAACATCCCTCCGCTACTGCGCAACAGGCCCATAATGGGAGGGCCACAAAGGCCGAGCCCGGAGAGAAGCGCGATACTGCGAAGACATCAATGACCATTGGTGCGGATGGTCAGAAGGTGTTTGACCTCACCACGCCAAATAGAGCAGACAACCCATATAAACATCTAGTGTTGGTGTTCGACAAGGTCGCAGAGCTCGACAGAGCCCGGTAGGGAGAGTTCTCTCAGCGCACCTCGCCGAGGTGCGGCGCGTCGTCGCCGTATTTGCGTAGCTTGACAAAGCCCGAACTATCTACTGCAACTCTCGCGCCCGCCCAGCGCCGTTCCGAGTTTCCCAGATCGAGTCAAAGTTGCGTAACATCACTTCCGCAACGCTAAAGGTTTGCTTCCCTTGCCGGGAAGTTAGGCGAGCGTCGATGTCCGGATAGATAAAGAAGGGAAGGGAAATTCGTTCGGCCGGACCGGTGTGCACGACCTGATGGGGCGTGCTCTTAAAGCGGTCTTCGCTCAAGGCCTGAAGCATGTCGCCCAGATTGACAACGAGACTGTCGGGCAAGCTCGGTGCCGGCACCCAGCGCCCCCCGAACCAGACCTGCAAGGAGCGCGTCGGGAGTTCTTCCTGCAGCAGCAGCGTGAAGAACCCATTGTCGGTATGCTTTCCGGCTGTGCCACCAGTAGACGGATACCGGATCACGCGCTGCAGGACGGTCGGCGGGCTGAAATGGCGTCGGAACCAGCCCTCTTCCATTTCGAGCAGGTCGGCCAGCGCGCTTCCGAGCTTCGGCACAACCTCATTGACCACGGTAGCCTGCAAAGCAAGCAGGCTTCGGGCAAAACCAGGAGCCAACGCGTCATCCGGAAGGTGTGTGCGTCCGGCAAACAGGCGCCGGTCACCTTCGTTCTCTATCCCGAGGTCGAACATTTCCTTCGGATCGGGACCAGCCTCGGGATGTAGCACCTCGCCGTGCAAGGGACTGTATCCACGGGCGGTAGTGGGGTACACGTCTTGGGCGGCGTGGCCGAAACGTTCCTTTGTCGATTGTGGCAACGCGAAGAACCGCCGGGAAGCCTGGATGGCTTCTGTAATCTGTTCTTTCGGGATGCCGTGCTCAAGGTAGAAGAACCCGTACTCCTCGCATGCCAGGCGCAGGCGCTCGCGCTCTTCGTGTCGCGTTGCATCGGCTGTCAATTTTGTCAGTGAGATTTGCGGTAGCGTGATCATAGCTGCTTCTCCGTTCGCGCATTGGCTTTATGGGTCACTTGGAAAACCCAGTAGTGGGCGCCCTCCTCCGCGAGGTATCTGCCGTTGCTTAAACACTGTGCCGTCACAAGCAGGTCCTCATCCTGCAGACGCCGCACCTCATCTTCAAAGGATGTGGCCTCCGCCATAGCTTTTCATGTCCACCAGAGAACAAGATCCGCCCGTGCGAACCCGAAAAAGCTGTTCAGCACTAGGCGAGGCTTTCCGTTGCCTGATTGACCGGTGACCCCGTGAACGAAGCCGCCGTCGATCAGGGCGATGTCCCCGGCCTTAAGCTGGAACTCGCGACAAGGAACGGTTTTTAGATAAGCTGCCGAATAGGGATAACCCGTGGCCTCTACACCCTGCAACTTTCGGTCCGCGACGGTCGGCTTATGGCTCCAGAGCCGCAGATTGCCACCTTCCTCGGGCATGCTGGGATAAAAGTTGAGTGCTGCGACAGTGTTGTGCGCCACCGATGAGAGCTCATAACCGCTCCCAGCACATAGGACTTGAGCGACATCGTCGTGGGGGTCCAATGAAAATGTGCCGCTCCCAGACCAGCTGATAGCACGACAAACATTGGCCTGACCGTGTTCTGAACGGGCCAGTCGCAATTCAATGCCCTGATTGTGAAGCTCGCGCTTCAATGCGCTGAATATTGCTCGGACCGGGTCAACCAAATTCTTAAACAGGGCCTCGACGTACGGTCGTGCATTTTCGGCCTCGGCGAAATAGGTGGCTGCATCCTTCCTGTAGTGGGATGCGCCGACATAGTCTCCTGGCACTCCATCTTTTCGCTGCTTGAGACCGGTACTGACACTGAAGTTTGCGCTGATCTCCTCGGCTACTTCAGTACTGAAAGCCTGCTTAACGTGCAGAGCGGTCGTCTCGCCTTTCAGGACTGAGATGATGTCCGCAGTGCTGATCGAGCCGATCCGCTTTATGATGGAAACAGGCGAGATGGCCGGCGCTTGAGGGGCCTTACTACGCATTGTCTTGCTCCTTTAGTGCGTGATCAAGAATGGCAATGCCGTTATCGAGTTCGACATTGGTGATGGTTATCGGCGGGAGAATTTTGATAACGTCGCGAACTGGCCCTGAAGATTCGATAAGCAGACCGTTTTCGAACGCGACATCGTGCACGCGGCCAACAACGGCCGGTGAACGGCACTTGAGGCCAGCCATCAGGCCGCGGCCGCGTTTTTGTTCAATGTATCTGGGAAATTTCGCGACGAGGCCGTCAAGGTGCCCCTGCAGTTTGGCCGCTGTCTGCTCCACGCCTGCAGTAAACCGGCTGTCCGACCACATTTTGGACATGGCCCCTGCCGTCACGAAGGCGAAATTATTGCCTCTGAAGGTCCCGCTATGTTCTCCGGGCTTCCATATGTCTATATCGGGGCGAATAAGGACAATTGAGAACGGACTACCTGAACCGCTCAGTGACTTGGAAAGGCACACGATATCGGGTTCAATTTTCGCGAACTCGAAGGAAAAGAAATCGCCTGTTCGGCCCGCACCCGCCTGGATATCGTCGACGATAAAAACAATGCCGTGCTTGCGGCAAATGCGCTGAATTTCTATGAGCCAAGCCGCGGATGCGGCGTTCATGCCCCCTTCTGCCTGGATGGTCTCCAGAATGATTGCGGCCGGCTTTTCTATGCCGCTCCCTGGGTCGCTCAAAACGCAATCAATGTAATTGGCGGAATCGAACGCTTGGCTCGGATAGCCGTCATAAGGGATACGAATCACATCGTGGCGCGCAACGCCTCCCAGTTCTCTGGTAGACGCCGACCCGGACACCGCCAGCGAGCCGAGGGACATACCGTGGAAAGCATTGGTGAATGCCATGACGCTCGAGCGGCCGGTATACTTTCGCGCAAGGGCCAGCGCCGCTTCGTTGGCGTTCGTGCCGGTTGGCCCCGGAAACTGTATCTTGTAGCAAAGGCCCCTTGGCTTCAGGATCGAATCGACAAAGGCTTCAATGAAGTCACGCTTTGCCACCGTATGCATATCAAGCGACAGGACAATGTTCTCACCGACAAGATATTCAATTGCTGGTCCCATAATATTCGGGTTGTTGTGTCCGTAGTTGAGTGCGCCGGAACCCACAAGGAAATCGATGTGAGGCTTGCCGGTCTCGTCCCAGATCGTCGCCCCCAGGGCCTTCGTAAAGACTGCGGGAAAGGCCCGACAATATCGGCGAACATTGGATTCATGAGCCGTGAAAGCGTTGATGTTCATCTTTAGGTCCTCTGCACGGAGATCATTCACGGGGAGAGTGATAAAACTTTCTGATCGTGGTAAATGTTCTTCACATTGACACCAGAATCGTCGGATCGACTTTTTTTGGGCCGGTACTTCGCCGGAATGCTAATTGGTGTGGCTCTCTCTCTTCAAAATACCCCCATTATTGCGTTGTTCCAGAGCTGGTACCTAGGGGAAATGCGGTGGACAACATATAGATTTTCCAGGCAAGCACCGATACTACGGCATCGAGTAGTTGACGGATCAGCCCCATCGCCCCTGCGAGAATTCGGCCGACCAAAACCATAGGAGTCGTCCGACTGACGTTGCCCCCAGTTTCTATCCAGTTTTGAGTTCGTTTCCGGCGTGGGTTGTGCCCTGCTGGGCGGGTGAAGCGACGGGCGCTGGCGCGGAGCCTTTGGCATAGCGCAGCGCGAGCGACCGTCGCGGGTTGAAGTGCTGGCGAACTCGGCCGCTGTCTGCCAAGCGATTTGGGAGTGCGGCCGCGCGGTGTTGTAGTCGGCGTGCCATAGGGCGATGGCTACGCGTGCCTGAGCCAGCGAGGTAAACAGTGTCTCGTTGAGCAGTTCATCGCGCAATCGGCCGTTGAAGCTCTCGAGGCGCACCAAGAGGGCGAGATCACTGTCAATGGGATCCGGTTGCATAACAAAATGCGCGACCTGACTGAGGTTCGTACGAACGTCGGCATGGTGTTCCAGCACTTCAATCTCTTCCCGCATATGACGGTGCTGATGATCTGCATGGCAGCGCCTGTGTGGATTAAGAGTATGTCCGAGGCCGAGGCAAAGAAGATCGCGCTAAAATTCCTCGAGCGCGTACGCATACCCGAGCAGGCGAACAAATTCCCTGGTCAACTCTCCGGAGGACAACAGCAGCGCGTCGCAATTGCCCGCTCGCTCTGCATGGAGCCTGCGGTCATGCTTTTCGACGAGCCGACCTCGTCTCTCGATCCGGAGATGGTCGCTGAGGTGCTCGAGACCATGACCAGTCTCGCGCGCGAGGGCATGGCGATGGTCTGCGTCACCCACGAGATGGGTTTCGCGCGCTCCGTCGCCGATCGCGTCATCTTCATGGATGCAGGCCGGATCGTCGAGGAAGGCAAGCCGCACGACTTCTTCACCAAGCCTCAGCACGAAAGAACAAAACTCTTCCTCCATCAGATTTTGTCGCACTGAGGTGCGGGTATGCTCGCAACGGCGAACCGGTGATGCTGTTCGCTATTGTCAGCCAGCACTGCCGGTCGAGCGTGGCGCAACAGCTCCTTGTCGACCTCCGCCACCTCGGGATGGGCCAATACACTTCCGCACGCAACGAACCTGCATAGCCGACCAGGCGACGAACGATGGCACCGTTCTTCTGCTCGACCGATGCCTGATCATTCTTCCGATAAGCACGGGAACGCGTCACTTCCAATCCTTGACTTCTGCACCAGGAGACCACGAGTTCATTCATGCGGCGCTTCATTGTCAAAAGTCCACGCCTTGAAGCGGAAAGGGGAACAACGACCTAGCCCGGATGGCAGCAATGACAAGACGACTTTCTCGTCTGCACCGTGGAGTGGGCCCCATTTTCACCGGAGACGCGGCGGTTGGGTTTAGGCACTGAGGCGCAAGAACTCGCGAGGTGAGCGGAACTTGAGGCCGGAGTGCGGGTGGACCTCACCATAATCGTCGAAGCAAGGCCAGGATGGTGTCGGCGTCTGAGAG harbors:
- a CDS encoding 2-oxoglutarate and iron-dependent oxygenase domain-containing protein: MITLPQISLTKLTADATRHEERERLRLACEEYGFFYLEHGIPKEQITEAIQASRRFFALPQSTKERFGHAAQDVYPTTARGYSPLHGEVLHPEAGPDPKEMFDLGIENEGDRRLFAGRTHLPDDALAPGFARSLLALQATVVNEVVPKLGSALADLLEMEEGWFRRHFSPPTVLQRVIRYPSTGGTAGKHTDNGFFTLLLQEELPTRSLQVWFGGRWVPAPSLPDSLVVNLGDMLQALSEDRFKSTPHQVVHTGPAERISLPFFIYPDIDARLTSRQGKQTFSVAEVMLRNFDSIWETRNGAGRARELQ
- the ectB gene encoding diaminobutyrate--2-oxoglutarate transaminase, whose protein sequence is MNINAFTAHESNVRRYCRAFPAVFTKALGATIWDETGKPHIDFLVGSGALNYGHNNPNIMGPAIEYLVGENIVLSLDMHTVAKRDFIEAFVDSILKPRGLCYKIQFPGPTGTNANEAALALARKYTGRSSVMAFTNAFHGMSLGSLAVSGSASTRELGGVARHDVIRIPYDGYPSQAFDSANYIDCVLSDPGSGIEKPAAIILETIQAEGGMNAASAAWLIEIQRICRKHGIVFIVDDIQAGAGRTGDFFSFEFAKIEPDIVCLSKSLSGSGSPFSIVLIRPDIDIWKPGEHSGTFRGNNFAFVTAGAMSKMWSDSRFTAGVEQTAAKLQGHLDGLVAKFPRYIEQKRGRGLMAGLKCRSPAVVGRVHDVAFENGLLIESSGPVRDVIKILPPITITNVELDNGIAILDHALKEQDNA